The sequence below is a genomic window from Microbulbifer hydrolyticus.
GGCGGTGGCCTGTTCCTGTTGTTCAAGGCTACGCATGAAATTCACGGCAGCCTCGAGGGTGTGGACGGCGAGACCGGTAGTGTCGCAACAGCCACCTACGGCATGGTGCTGGCGCAAATTGCCGTGCTGGATATCGTATTCTCCCTGGACTCCGTCATTACCGCCGTCGGCCTGGTGGATCATATCTCCATTATGGCGATTGCGATTGTCCTGGCGGTGGGTGTCATGCTGGTTGCCGCCAAACCTATTGGTGACTTTGTTGATCGCCACCCCACCATAAAAATGCTGGCGCTTTCGTTTTTGATTCTGGTCGGGGTAACCCTGATCGCCGAAGGCTTCGATGTGCATGTACCGAAAGGCTACATTTACTTCTCCATGGCCTTCTCGGTAGCGGTGGAAATGTTGAATATCCGTATGCGCAGTAAAAAAGCCAGGGCGGTAAAGCTGCACAAGCCTATAAGGGAAGAGTAACAAGCGCTGTAAATAAAAAAGGGGGCGATTTAATCGCCCCCTTTTTTGTGCCTGAAGAGCTATTGGCACAAGCTGCGGATACTGTGTGATTCCTGTGCCGCATCCATCCACAAGTATTCGTCGTCATCACCGAAGTAGTAATACACGCTATTGTTGGGCAGGATCAGGACTGAAATACCACCGTAGCCCGACATGAATGGCAGCCACAGGGGGTTGCCACAGCCGCTGATATCACTGCTGATCTCATGCGCCCAGAAGCCATTGTTGTACTTGTAGTCAGTGAGGGGCTCCAGGCCGCGGTCGTTTGCATCACGTTGGAGCGCTGCGTCAAGCTGCGCCTGGTGCAGGGTGGATTGGCTGGTATCAGCAAAGAAGTTACCAATTTTTGCTACATCGTCGCGTAACCACATCAGGCCCCAGCCGGTGAAAGGCTGTTGCACACTGTCGTAGGTGCGGCGGGTAAACTCTGCCGTGGCACTTACACCAAGCGGCGCCAACACCTCATCGAACAGGATATCCCGGAATATATCACTGCTGCTGCCCTCGATACCCTGAAGGTATGCGTTCATCGCAGTACCCAGAACATAGGTATCGGAAGTGTGGTAAACCCATTTGGTGCCAGGCGTTGCCTTGCGAGGGTACTCCGTGCAGCTATAGGATATTTTGCTGGCGTGATCTTCCGGAAGGAACAGGTCATTGGTGTGGCTAGCGCCTTCGTCGCTCATATAGCCGGCGAGCTTATAGTTGCCGGTTCCCATATCCAGCGCATTGCCGAAAGTCACGTCATTCCAGTTGCCGTTGGTATTGCATTCACTGATATAGCTGCCGATGGACTGATTGAATGTCCCGGGGTACTTCTGCTCCAGTCGCATCAGCGTACCACCAGCGAATACTGTCTTGGCGCTGGAGTAGGACGGCACCACCAGTGATTCGCAGAATGGGTAGGTGCCACTTCGGGTGCTACAACCTCCCACATAGTGCGTACCATCAATCACGAATCCGACCAGGGAGATGGCAGCGGGATCCTTGCTGTTGGGTGTGGCAAAGCGGGTGTAATCGGTCCCCGGATAATCCTGAGGCAGTGCGCTGAGTGGCTTGGTCGGCATACGCGCTGCCACTTCAGCCTGATACTCGCTTACTGTCAGTGCACTGTTGCTGACCGTTTGCGGTGTGTAATTGGCGGTAAGCTGTCCCCACATATCAAACTGGTAATAGAGGCAGGTCTCACTCGCAATTTGGTAGGCGGCGTCGGAGACGGAACCATCATCCTTGAACAGGAAGGTCATGACTCCGTTGTGTATGCAGTTTGCATTTTTCTGCTGAAGCGCAAATGGTAATGCGACACGGCTATACCCGGCATCACCGTTCTCATTCCACACACGTCCCGGTGTCAGTACATATTCCCATTCGGGGTGAGAGCTCGGAATGGAGCCGCGCTCCGTTGGCACGATGTGACTCCCGGTCTGTACAAAATCAAAGTTGAACTCCGGCAGATGTTTGCGGGTGGCATCCTGGGTTCCGGTATAGCGGAAGGTGTCTTTTTGTTCATTAAAGGCACCTTCGGTTGCCTCCCCAAATAGTTCCAGCGATCCCTCAAACTGGTTGGTGGGCATGGCCGCCTGAGCGGGGAGTGCATAGTTCGAAAAGTCCACCAGGCTCCCGGGGGCGCTGCCATTGATCAGGGTGTTCATGGTCAAGGCGGAGCGGCTGACGTTACCGCTGCCGGTAAGTGGGTCGAAATCCTGCACGGTGCCACCGCCCTGGCTGGCGTTGCCGGTGAGGACGATTGAAACAACGGGCTCGTCGGGATCATTTGACGTGATGGTGATCCCGCTACTGAAGCTGCCCTCGGTAGAGGGGTTAAATTGTAGCGAGATTGAGCAACTTCCGCCGGCCGCAACCGTCGAACAATTATTGCTGGTGATGCTGAATGGTCCGGTAGGTGCGCTTGTGCCACTGATTATCAAAGCCGCCGAACCGCTGTTGGAAATCCAGATATCCTGCGTCGTACTGGTACCGGGAGTGACCGAGGCAAAACTTACGCTACCGGGGGCGTCAATATCTGGATTGGTGGGGGCACCACCGGTACCTGTTGCGAGTGCCTGATGCCCGTAGCAGTAATCTCCAGTAGTGGCGCCGGTGCCGCGAAAGCGCAACTGCACTGATGTGTTGTTGTCGATACCAGCCGGAGCACTGCTGGCACTGAACTGGGTGCCGTTGTCATCACCATTGGCTATTGTGATGGCGGTGGTCCAGTTACTGCCGCCGTCCGTGGATATTTCACCATAACAGAACTCGCCGTTCTCCAGGGAGCTCGCTGACATGATCAGAGATACGGAAACCGCGGAATAGCCCGCAGTAGACAGGATATGGCTCGCACTGGAATTGGCTCGCAGGCGAATCGCGCTATTGTTGTGGGCATCTACCGTACCTGTTGTATTCCAATCGCTGATGTCGCCACTAGCAAAACTGTCGGAGTAGATCGTTGTCGCTTGGGCACTGGTGGAACCTGCCGTAAACATGAGTAAAAACAAAGCCGCGAGCCTAGCTCGAGGAAGTTGGTATCTCGATTTCATATTCGCACCTTGACTATTCTTGTGGGGGCACCGCTGTGCAACTTGGGATCGAAAAGTTGCGTCGGGATAACATGAACTGCGGGGGAAGCATTCTGTAGAGCCACCTGTAGCAGGCGCGTAGGGCCAGAGTCATACTGGCGCAAAAAAAGCGGGCCATCCGTGTGGCCCGCACCAGGCAGTTCTGCCAGAGAGGTCGGGTCTTACTGGCAGGCGCTCTGGATCTGGTGTGCCTCTTGCACTGCTTCCAACCAGAAGTAGGTGTCGTTATCACTGAAGTAGTAATAAATACTGTCATTTGGCAGAAGCACTATGGTGATACCGCCAAAGCCGGAGAGGAACGGGATCCACTGGTCTCCACTGCACCCACTCAGGTTTCCGGCCACGTTGTGCGCCCAGAAGCCGTTGTTATAGCGATAGTCAGTGAGCGGCACGGTACCCGTGTCGGAAGTATTACGCTGGAGAGCGGCATCAAGTTGCAAGTTGTCGAGCATTTCCTGGCCGTTGATTTCACCATCCTCGATGTTGATAAAGCGCGTAATCTTTGCCACATCATCCGGTAACCACATTAACCCCCATCCCGCAAAAGGCTGCTCCATGGCATCATACGTGCGGCGCGTATACTGCCCGGTAGGGCTCACGCCAATCGGTTGCCACAGGTCGGAAACAATGGTCTCTGCGAAGATATCCGCACTGCTCCCTTGCTGGGTTTTCAGGTAGTCATTCATGTGGGTGCCGGCGATATAGGTGTCCGAAGTGTGATATACCCACTGACCGCCGGGCGTGGCTTTGCGTGTGTACTGGGAGCAGCTGTAATTTATCTTGTTGTTGTGATTGTCTGACAAAAACAGGCCGTCTGTGTGGGTAGCGCCCTCGTCCTCCATATACACCGCACTGCCGTAATTGCCAGTGGCCATATCCAGCAGATTATTCAGGGTAACGTCGAACCAGTTGCCGTTGCTGTTACATGCGGGAACATGATTCGAAACATAGGTGTTGCGCACTCCCGGATATAACTTTTCCAGCCGCATCATCGCTACGCCGGCAAACAAGGACTTGGCGGTAGAGTAGGACGGTACCACCATGGAGCTGCAATACGGGTAGTTTCCGTAGCGGGTTACGCATTCACCGCGGTAGTGCACACCAGCATAAACAAAGCCGGCAGTGGAAACGTGACTGGGGTCAGTACTGTTTGGGGCTTCAAACACGGAGGGGTCGGTGCCAGGGTAATCGGTGCTGAGGTCAGACAGGGGCTTTGTCGGTATGCGCGCAGCAATTTCCGCCTGGTAACCCTGAATCAACTGGCTCTGGTTTGGAATGGATTCCGGCGTATAGGTCGCGCTGAGGAGGCCCCACCAGTCTGCCTTGAAATACAGACAGGTTTCACTACTAATCTGGTACGCCACCTTTGAAACCGAACCATCTTCTTTGAACAGGAATGTCATCACACCATTGTGCATACAGTTGGCGTTTCGCTGTTGCAGGGCGAACGGGATTGCCGCTCGACTATAGCCATTGTCACTGTTCTCCTGCCATACACGGCCCGGCGTAAGGACATACTCCCAATCGGGGTGTGCACTGGCGATGGAGCCGCGTTGTAGGGGGAAAATATGGCTACCAGTCTGGATGAAGCCAAAATCAAATTCAGGGAGATGTTTGCGAGTGTCGTCGGCGCTGCCCGTGTAATTATACGTATCTTTCACTTCCGAAAAGCTGCCGCCGGTAGCCTCTCCTGAGAGTCTGATTTTTCCCGCCAGGGCATGGTCGGGATGGGCAGCATTTTCCGGTACAGCATAAGCGGAAAGGTTTACCCTGCTACCGGGATCACTGCCGCTCATCAGGGTAGCGTAGCTTAAAAGGCTGCGAGAGACATTGCCGGAACCGTTCAGCTCATCGTAGTAATCATCGTTTCCACCGCTGCTACCACCGCTGCTACCACCACCACTGGAATCCGCATCTCCGGTAACCAATATGTTGTCACCGTAACAGTAGTCATTGTAATTATTCACGGCATTACGATACCGGATCATCAGCTGACTTTTATTGTCTGCATCGATTGCAACACTGCTGACGGAATAAAGCGCGCTGTTATCCTGCCCGTTGTACAGGGTAATAGCGTTCACCCAGGAGCTACCACCGTCGTTGGATACTTCGGCGATACAGCGCTCCCCATACTCGAGTGAATAGGCGGAAATATCCAACGCAATATTTACGTTGATATAGCCTGCTGTAGACAACGTATACGTTGCTCGCGCATAGGCGCCACCTAAACCGATGGAATAGTTGCCATAGTATGAGTTGGTATACACGTTGCCAGTTGTACTCCAGCCGGCGATGTTCCCGTCCTGAAAATTTTCGTCGAGAAGTGGGGCTGCCTGCAGGGTAGGTACTGCGCACGCACTGAGGAAAGCCACCATTGAAAGGCGTCGAATATTTTTCATGGTTGTTGCACATTTGGGGTCGGTTATAGGTTGGGCATGGCATGTACAGCAATCGCAGGCAGCCCGTTCGCTCGCAGCCGGAAGGGTAATCCCGGAAACGTAAAATCAGGTTCGCCGAAAGCCATGTACATGAATAGCGCCAGCTCCCGATAGGGAATAGGTCCAGAGCGTTGATCTGGATGCCGGGTGATCAATAAACATACAAAGTCGAAATGCATCACAGTTTGTGAGACATTAATCACACGAACACTGACAAATTGAGGTGTAAACGCTATGGCTGGTTTGCCGGGCACGGAAAGGAAGCAACTGATTGGTATGGTGGTATTGCGGGCCTGCAGCGCACTGATATTCACGCTGCTCGTCGCCTGTGGCGGTGAGCGTGCGGCACAGGAACCCGCGGATACGCTCGAGACGGTCACGGAAACCGGCTCTGAAGACGTGGTGGCTGAGGACGCCCCGCCTGAATTTGAAAACTATATCGAGTGCGGCGACCTGGACGCGATTGGCGAGCGCGGGACCCTGCGACTGCTGGCCCCACGCGGGTTGGAAGAAGAGGCACTGCCTCGCGATGGACTACCTACCGGAGAATGGCGTGCACTTGCGGAGAAGTTTGCCCATAAACGGGGGCTCGAGCCACAGTGGGTGTATGTCGATAATTTTGCCCAGCTGATTCCGGCTTTGATTGAGGGCCGGGGTGACCTTATTGCGGTCAACTTCTCGCGTACGCAGGAGCGGGCGATGCAGGTGGCGTTTACGCGTCCTCTGGAATATGTTCAGGAACAACTGATTACCCGCCGCGACCTGGATGCAAGCGATGGCTCGCTTGACGTGGTGCTAAGAAAAGGCAGTGCGTTTGCCCAAACCCTGAAGCAACAATCCACAGAATCGCGCAGCTTTCATCCCCGCTATCTCGAGGGCCCGGTTACCCAGGATGAACTGCTCGACGGTGTCACCAAGGGCGAGTTTGATGCAACGGTCATCGACAGCAATCTCGCCGAGGTCCTGCTCCCAGACTACCCGAAGCTGCGGGCCGAGGACCTGCGAGACAGTCGCCGGGCTATCGCGTGGGCGGTGCGAAGGGACAGCAAAAAACTTGAGCGGGCGCTGAACGAGTATTTTACCGAAGAGCACCTGATTGCCGCTCGACGCCGAGCGAGTGCACTGCGTGACTGGGAGCAGATCCAGGAAACGCGCACCCTGCGCGTACTTACCCGCAATCACCCGGCCTCGTACTTTATGTGGCGCGGCGAGTTGATGGGGTTTGATTACGATCTGCTGCAACGTTTTGCTCGTGACCATGGCCTGCGCTTGAGCATGGTGGTGCCCGGCCCGGATGTAGACCTGGCCGATGCCCTCGCGGCTGGCCACGGCGACCTGATTGCTGCCTCCCTTACTGTCACCGAATCCCGGAAGGCGCAGGGGCTGGTATTTACCCGCCCGTATATGCAGGTGACCGAACAGCTTGTTACGGCGGCGGACAATATGCCGGAGACGGTTTCGGCGGTACCTGTAGCGCAGCGGCTGCAGGGGCAGTCAGTCGCGGTCAATCCCCTTAGCAGTTATTACACCAGCCTGGTGGCACTGGCTGATGCCGCTGAATCCTCCGTCGATGTGTTGCCGGTTGGCGGTGCCACCACCGAGCAATTGATCGATGCCGTGGCCGCAGGGCGCTATGACTACACCGTTGCAGACTCCCACCTGGTGGAGATTGAGCAGACCTACCGGGATGACTTTGCGGTGGTCGGGGATATTTCCGGCGAGCGTGATATTGCCTGGGCCGTGCGCGGGGATCAGCCGGTATTGCTGAAGGAGCTGAATGACTTCCTGAACAAGTATTACCGCGGGCTGTTTTTTAACGTCACCTACAACAAATATTTCCGCGAAGAAAAGCGCCTCAAGAAAAAGCAGCGCGAACGCTTACGCGATACCAGCGCCCTTTCTCCCTATGATCCCATTGTACGTAAACACGCTGTGCCTGCCGGCAGGGACTGGAGGATGGTGGTGTCGCAGATGTATCAGGAAAGTCGCTTTAACCCCAAGGCGAAGTCGTTTGCCGGGGCCCGCGGCCTGATGCAGGTGATGCCGCGCACCGCGCGCCAGATGGGCATATCAGGGCTGTATCAGCCGGAAAACGGTATTCGTGCGGGTGTCGAATACATGGGCTGGCTGGAAGAGCGTTTTCCCAAGACCCTTCCCTTCGACCAGAAGATATATTTCACCCTCGCCGCTTACAATGCGGGTCACGGCCATGTGCGGGACGCACGGGTGCTGGCAGAGCAAATGGGCAAGGATCCGAATCGCTGGTTTAACAACGTCGAAGACGCGATGTTGTTACTGGCCAAGCCACAGTATTACAAAAAAGCACGGTTTGGTTACGTGCGGGGGCGGGAGCCGGTGAACTATGTGCGGGAGATTCGCGATCGCTATTTTGGATACCTCTCCGTGGCCCGTAATGAACAAATGTCAGAGCAGCAGTGAAGGCCCGATTATGGGCGCGGCCGGCGCGCATTGGCTGCCGATCGTGCCCGTGACCTGACTCAGACTCGGGCCGTTACCTGAATCTCAATCTTCATGGCATCGTCCAGCAGGCGTGCTTCAAACACTGTCGCCGCCGGGCGGATCTCTCCCAGCCACTTCTGAAATACCGGCCAGCAGGGTTTGAAGTCATCGCGATTGGGCAGTATGTAAGTCACCCGCGCGATCTTGTCGATGCCACTACCGGCCTCCTGCAGCGCCTGTTCGATGTTTACAAAGCACTGCTCTGCCTGCTCGGCCACATCGTCACTGATGCTGTTGGTCGCATAGTTGAAGCCAGTGGTGCCGGAAACGAATACATGGTCTCCATCAACTACTGCACGTGAATAGCCGATCTTGCTTTCAAATTCCGATCCGCTGGAAATCAGTTTTCTGCTCACAAAGTGTCTCCTTGAGAACGAGATGCCACAGGAACTTCCTGGCCGAGCTCGGCCGGAACGTGGAATCTCGGAATATTGGGCGCGGGATAATGCCACAGGCTGGGCCATTCACATAGCGGTCCGACCGAAGCCTTTTCAGGGGCTGCTCGCTGGTAATCGGGCAACCTCTGAAAGTCATCTAAAACCCACTCTGACACGATTTTATAGTAACTGAGATGATTCTATGAAGGTGATTAATACGGGCTGTATCTGCCTGTAGTGCCCTTTTGCGGGAGCGCTTGGAGCCGTTTAAAGGTGACCATTCGAGCGGAGTCACAGGAGGTGATCATCGTGCCCGTGTTTACTGATCAGTCGCTCAATTAGGGTGTTCATATTGACCACGGTATCGCTGCCTCATGAGCCGCGATTGCTATCCGTCGGCAACTCCGACTGGGAAAGTGCACGCAGGCTCTGTAGCCGGTATACATTGCGTAAATTGCGCCGTGCGGCCGAGTTATTGCTGTCGAGTTCCAGTGCCTGGTCGTAACTCAGCTGCGCCAGTTCCAGGTTACCGCCTTGTCGGTGGATATAGCCGAGGCTGTTCCAAAGTAGACTGGCATTCGGCGTTAGCAGCAGAGCCTCCTTGAGCATGGACAGGGCCTCTTCATGCCGTTTTTCCCTGGCTACTTCCAGTGCGCGATTATTCAGGTAGAGTGCCTGCACGGTTGCATCGGTAAGTTGCTGATGGCGATAGTTGAAGCGCGGCTCGAAGTTGAATTCAATCACGCGCGTGGTCCAGCCAAACGTCACTTCCGCATTGATATGCAGGATATCCTGCACCAGTTGCCGGCCATCGCCGCCGGATGTGGCGCGGCGTTCCATCGGTGCATGTACCTGATTGAAGTGCGCTTCCATGCCTACCTCTCGCGCCAGTGCGACAACCAGAGCGGCGAAAGAAATACAGTTCCCGCGTCTCAAGGCAAATGCTTCCGCAGCGGTCGTGGTTCTGTCCAGGTCGTATTCCAGTTCAAAGCGCTCTTGTCGCAATGTGCGCAGTATCCGTCGAAAGCGCTGGGCGGGAGCGAGTGATGGATCGATGGATTCGACAAACTCCTTCATTTCCGGGCTCAGTGCCAGTAACTGCTGCGCGCGTGGACCATCCCCGCTTGAGGGCTCGGGACTTGCCGTCACCGCCTGAGTGGTATCGGTAAGGTCCTGGGCGAACACCTTGTTCAGCAGCGCCTGAGTTTCTCTGTCCAGCCTCTCGGGTGTCTCCGGCAACTGGCTGCCTGCACAGCCGAGCTGAAGTACCGTTATCCATATCACCATCC
It includes:
- a CDS encoding TerC family protein, coding for MFEWIASPEAWIALATLAALEIVLGIDNIIFISILVGRLPEKQRESARFIGLALAMVTRLMLLFSIAWIMGLTEPWFTVFGEEISGRDVILIGGGLFLLFKATHEIHGSLEGVDGETGSVATATYGMVLAQIAVLDIVFSLDSVITAVGLVDHISIMAIAIVLAVGVMLVAAKPIGDFVDRHPTIKMLALSFLILVGVTLIAEGFDVHVPKGYIYFSMAFSVAVEMLNIRMRSKKARAVKLHKPIREE
- a CDS encoding choice-of-anchor D domain-containing protein produces the protein MFTAGSTSAQATTIYSDSFASGDISDWNTTGTVDAHNNSAIRLRANSSASHILSTAGYSAVSVSLIMSASSLENGEFCYGEISTDGGSNWTTAITIANGDDNGTQFSASSAPAGIDNNTSVQLRFRGTGATTGDYCYGHQALATGTGGAPTNPDIDAPGSVSFASVTPGTSTTQDIWISNSGSAALIISGTSAPTGPFSITSNNCSTVAAGGSCSISLQFNPSTEGSFSSGITITSNDPDEPVVSIVLTGNASQGGGTVQDFDPLTGSGNVSRSALTMNTLINGSAPGSLVDFSNYALPAQAAMPTNQFEGSLELFGEATEGAFNEQKDTFRYTGTQDATRKHLPEFNFDFVQTGSHIVPTERGSIPSSHPEWEYVLTPGRVWNENGDAGYSRVALPFALQQKNANCIHNGVMTFLFKDDGSVSDAAYQIASETCLYYQFDMWGQLTANYTPQTVSNSALTVSEYQAEVAARMPTKPLSALPQDYPGTDYTRFATPNSKDPAAISLVGFVIDGTHYVGGCSTRSGTYPFCESLVVPSYSSAKTVFAGGTLMRLEQKYPGTFNQSIGSYISECNTNGNWNDVTFGNALDMGTGNYKLAGYMSDEGASHTNDLFLPEDHASKISYSCTEYPRKATPGTKWVYHTSDTYVLGTAMNAYLQGIEGSSSDIFRDILFDEVLAPLGVSATAEFTRRTYDSVQQPFTGWGLMWLRDDVAKIGNFFADTSQSTLHQAQLDAALQRDANDRGLEPLTDYKYNNGFWAHEISSDISGCGNPLWLPFMSGYGGISVLILPNNSVYYYFGDDDEYLWMDAAQESHSIRSLCQ
- a CDS encoding transporter substrate-binding domain-containing protein, with translation MAGLPGTERKQLIGMVVLRACSALIFTLLVACGGERAAQEPADTLETVTETGSEDVVAEDAPPEFENYIECGDLDAIGERGTLRLLAPRGLEEEALPRDGLPTGEWRALAEKFAHKRGLEPQWVYVDNFAQLIPALIEGRGDLIAVNFSRTQERAMQVAFTRPLEYVQEQLITRRDLDASDGSLDVVLRKGSAFAQTLKQQSTESRSFHPRYLEGPVTQDELLDGVTKGEFDATVIDSNLAEVLLPDYPKLRAEDLRDSRRAIAWAVRRDSKKLERALNEYFTEEHLIAARRRASALRDWEQIQETRTLRVLTRNHPASYFMWRGELMGFDYDLLQRFARDHGLRLSMVVPGPDVDLADALAAGHGDLIAASLTVTESRKAQGLVFTRPYMQVTEQLVTAADNMPETVSAVPVAQRLQGQSVAVNPLSSYYTSLVALADAAESSVDVLPVGGATTEQLIDAVAAGRYDYTVADSHLVEIEQTYRDDFAVVGDISGERDIAWAVRGDQPVLLKELNDFLNKYYRGLFFNVTYNKYFREEKRLKKKQRERLRDTSALSPYDPIVRKHAVPAGRDWRMVVSQMYQESRFNPKAKSFAGARGLMQVMPRTARQMGISGLYQPENGIRAGVEYMGWLEERFPKTLPFDQKIYFTLAAYNAGHGHVRDARVLAEQMGKDPNRWFNNVEDAMLLLAKPQYYKKARFGYVRGREPVNYVREIRDRYFGYLSVARNEQMSEQQ
- a CDS encoding RidA family protein is translated as MSRKLISSGSEFESKIGYSRAVVDGDHVFVSGTTGFNYATNSISDDVAEQAEQCFVNIEQALQEAGSGIDKIARVTYILPNRDDFKPCWPVFQKWLGEIRPAATVFEARLLDDAMKIEIQVTARV
- a CDS encoding transglutaminase domain-containing protein, coding for MRWMVIWITVLQLGCAGSQLPETPERLDRETQALLNKVFAQDLTDTTQAVTASPEPSSGDGPRAQQLLALSPEMKEFVESIDPSLAPAQRFRRILRTLRQERFELEYDLDRTTTAAEAFALRRGNCISFAALVVALAREVGMEAHFNQVHAPMERRATSGGDGRQLVQDILHINAEVTFGWTTRVIEFNFEPRFNYRHQQLTDATVQALYLNNRALEVAREKRHEEALSMLKEALLLTPNASLLWNSLGYIHRQGGNLELAQLSYDQALELDSNNSAARRNLRNVYRLQSLRALSQSELPTDSNRGS